The window TAAAATTTATCATCCTCTAATTCCGGAAGTGCCGCTAAGGGTAAATAAATTTTGCTTTTTATTAAGCTATCTGCATCTGCTTCGGTCTCTACATCTTCAAATTTTACACGAAGTAATTCTGATTTATGTAATTGAGAACTTTCTACGAAAAAAGGAACAAGTGATCCTCTTAAATCCACTAACATCGAATCAAGGTTTTCGTATAAGCCAGGTTCGTCCGTGTCTAACTTAATAAGCAATTCGCCTTTAAAGCTATATTTTTTAACAATTTTACCTAAAAAGAAACAATCTTTAATATCCATAAGAAAAGTTTTTTGCATAAAAAACTCCGATAAAAATTATCGGAGTTTAAAAGTATAAAAAATAATTTTTATTCTTCTTCTTCGTTAGAAGCTTTTGCTTCTTCAGCAGGAGCCTCTTCTACAACTGGAGCGTTAGCTGCAATTCTAGCTTCATTAGCTGCTTTTTCTGCTTCAAAAGCTTTGGCTTTAGCATCAGCTTCCGCTTTAGATAAACCATCTTTTTTAGCATCTACTTTAGTTGCTTTTTCTTCTAACCAAGCTGTAAACTTTGCTTCAGCTTGCTCTTCTGTTAAAGCACCTTTTCTTACTCCTCCTGCTAAATGGTTTTTAAGCATTGCTCCTTTGTAAGACAAAATAGCTTTTGCTGTATCAGTTGGTTGTGCACCATTCTGTAACCATTGTACTGCTCCATCAACATCTAATTCGATAGTTGCAGGGTTTGTGTTTGGATTGTAAGCACCTAATTTTTCTAGGTATTTACCATCTCTTTTTGCTCTAGCATCAGCTGCTACGATCCAGTAATAAGGTTTTCCTTTTTTACCGTGTCTTTGTAATCTAATTTTTACTGGCATATGTAATTAATTTGCGAGGTTCGCGACCTCTATTATTAATAAGTCTGCAAAGATAGTATAATTTTTTAATTTTCAAGTTTTTAAAGGAAATCTACGTTATAAATTAAATTATTATATTTTTGATGTTGTAACTAACTAATTAACGAATGAAAAAAATAACATACCTGCTAGTCCTTGCATTGGGTCTGTGTTCCTGTACAGATGATTTGGTATTTAATACGCCTGCCTTTATTGGTTATCATAATTCACAATTGTGGGAAGCTAGTAGTTTTAGAGCAAATGTGGATACGTCTGGAGATCTTACAATAACGGGAGTTAGAGGTGCTGAAACTGTAAGCCTTAAAACAGATAACACTTTAGAAAAAACTTATTTATTGGGGAACACGGTGTCTTCAGTGGTTTTTGAAGGAGCATCGGGTAAGGTTTATAGTACTAATAATATTCCCAATCCAGAAGTGCAAATATACCCATCGGAAGGAAGTATTGTGTTAGCTGAGTACAATCTAATAGAGAGAACAGTTTCTGGAACATTTACTTTTACAGCTTACGATACTGAAGGATTAGAAACGGAGAATTTTAATAGAGGCCATTTTCATAATGTGCCTATTACAAATATTGCAGTGGTTAATAATAATGATACGGAGGTTAATGTAGCTTGTCAAAATGCCACAGCGGTGGTTGTTACAACTAAAGTTAATTTAAATAGTGTGGATCCGACAGGAGTACAATACACCGATTTTTGTAATGCTTATAAAACAGCACTTCAGGTTAATAAGCAAGTGTGTGGAGATACAGATGGTTCTATACAAGACTTAATTGACGGGTTGGGAGATTGCACTAACTAAACAAAACCTAAATATATTTTTAACAAAAAAAAGCCAGCACATTTGTGTTGGCTTTTTTTTGTTAAATACTCTTAAGGCTATCATAAACCCTGTTAAAACCTATGGTGACGGCTGTTGTTTGTTGTATATTGAAAGGGAAGATGAGAAACAATACACATCTATAAAGAAGGTTATTGGAATTTAAAATGATAGAGATAAAATGAATTACAGAGAAGAAATTTCAAAAAAGTTAAATGAATTATTAGTGAAAAATTATGATGCTGAAAAAGGGTATCTTAATGCTATTGATAATGTAGAAAGCAACGAATTAAAATTATTTTTCAAAAGGCGTGCGTCTGAACGCAGTCAGTTTGCTAAAGAGTTAAGAACAGAAATCTTGCAATATGGACAAATTCCGGAGGACTCAGGTAGTTTTAAGGGAACAATGCACAGAAATTGGATGAGCTTAAAATCAGTATTTTCTTCAAATAATGAAGAAGCCATTTTAGAAGAAGCTATAAAAGGAGAGGAAGCAAGTTTGGAAGAATACGATACATTGTTGAAAGAAAATAATTTACCACCAACTATTGATAATTTAATTGCAAAGCATAGACATGCTATTCAAGCAGCCATTAATACAGAAAAAGTACATGAAGAATTAGTGTCCTAATATCGTGTATTAGAGACTCTAAAAAGCCAGTGTTTACGCACTGGCTTTTTTTGTTTACAACTGTTTGTGATTTCACTTTAAATAAAAATTAATTCTACGTACTTTTATAGGCTCGTATTTTTGAGCAAAACCCTCTAAGAACATTGACATGTATTTAATATTTGATACCGAAACCACCGGATTACCTAAACGTTGGGATGCACCTATTACTGATACCGATAATTGGCCTAGATGTATCCAAATTGCTTGGCAATTGCATGACGAGATGGGTAATTGTGTGGAGCATGAGGATTATTTAGTGCAACCGGACGGATTTAATATTCCGTATGATGCAGAGAAAATCCATGGTATTTCTACAGAATTAGCACAGCAGCAAGGAGTCCCTTTAGCAGACGTTTTAGAAAAGTTTAATACGGCATTAGGTAAAGCTAAATTTGTGGTGGGTCAGAATGTGAAATTTGACTTGAATATTATGGGTGCCGAGTTTGTGCGTGGAAATGTAGAGAATCCATTGCAAGAATTACCGGTTTTAGATACGTGTACGGAGCAGACTGCTGCTTTATGTGAATTACCTGGTGGACGTTATGGGCGTTTTAAATTACCAACGTTAACCGAGTTGCACCAGTTTTTGTTTGATAAACCTTTTGGAGAGGCGCACAACGCTACTGCCGATGTGGAGGCAACAACACGTTGTTTTTTAGAATTAATACGTTTAAAAAAATATACAAAAGAACAGTTAGATGTTGCTCCAGAATACTTTGAGCAATTTAATAAAGAGAATCCTCAAACGATTCAGTTAATAGGATTAAAGCATATTAACCTAAAACGGGAAAGTGCTAAAATCCAAGAAAAATTACAAAAGCAAGATACTAACGAGATTAGTACTGCGGAGATTAAAGAAAATATCAAGGATCTACAAACGGTAGACTTTGTGCATTTACATAACCACTCTCAGTTTTCTGTATTACAGTCAACAATGAGTGTTGCTGATTTGATTACAGTTGCTGCAGGGCATGGTATGCCTGCTGTGGCGTTAACAGATCATGCTAATATGATGGGGGCATTCCACTTTGTAAATGCTGCTAATAAACATAATAAAGCTGCAAAAGCTAAAATTGAAGAAGCCGCAGCTGCTGGAACCACAACAACTGCAAAAGAAATAAAGCCAATTATTGGTTGTGAGTTTTTTGTTTGTGAGGATCACACGGACAAAACCAGAAAAGACAACGGGTATCAAATTGTTTTAATTGCAAAAAACAAAAATGGATATCACAACCTTGCAAAATTATCGTCTCATGCTTATGTTAATGGGTTTTATTATATACCAAGGATAGATAAAAAACTTATTGAGGAGTATAAAGAAGACTTGATTTGTTTAACAGGAAACTTGTATGGAGAGGTTCCAAGTAAGATTTTAAATGTTGGAGAAAATCAGGCAGAAGAAGCGTTAATTTGGTGGAAAGAAACATTTGGTGATGATTTGTATGTAGAACTGATGCGACACGATCAGGAAGATGAAAACCGTGTTAACCCTGTTTTAATAAAATTAGCAAGACAACATGATGTTAAGTTAATAGCGTCTAACAATACCTATTATGCTAAGCAGAGTGATGCCAATGCGCATGATATTTTATTGTGTGTAAAAGAAGGTGAAAAACAAGCCACACCAATTGGTCGTGGTAGAGGGTATCGTTATGGATTGCCTAACCAAGAATACTACTTTAAATCTGGAGATCAGATGAAAAGTTTGTTTAAGGATGTGCCTGAATCCATTTCGAATATCCAAGAAGTGGTTGATAAGATTGAAGGGTATCAATTGGCTAGGGATGTATTATTGCCTGCGTTTGATATTCCGGAACAGTTTGCAAGTGAAGAGGATAAAGTTGATGGAGGAAAACGTGGGGAGAATGCCCTTTTAAGGCATTTAACTTATGTGGGTGCTAAAAAACGATATGGAGAAGAGTTGTCCGATGTTGTTATTGAACGATTGGATTTTGAGCTAAGCGTTATTGAGAAAACGGGGTATCCTGGATATTTCTTGATTGTAGAGGATTTTATACGCGAAGCTAGAAAAATGGACGTTTCTGTAGGTCCAGGGCGTGGATCGGCAGCAGGATCTGTAGTTGCCTATTGTTTATGGATTACCAATATTGATCCCTTATTGTATAACTTACTTTTTGAGCGTTTCCTGAATCCGGATCGTGTAAGTATGCCCGATATTGATATTGATTTTGATGACGAAGGCCGATCTCGTGTTATGGATTACGTTATCGAAAAGTATGGAAGTAGTCAAGTGGCGCAGATTATTACCTACGGTACTATGGCTGCAAAATCTTCGATTAGAGATACGGCACGTGTATTAGATTTACCTTTGTTTGATGCAGATAGGATTGCAAAACTGATTCCTACAATGTCTAAGTTGGGTAAGATTTTCGGTTTAACCGAAAAAGAATTAGGGCAAAAGTTTAGAGCTGAAGATTTAGAGAAAATTAACGAGCTTTTAAATATTTCGGATGGAAATGATTTGTCTGCCGAAACCGTAAATATTGCACGATCATTAGAAGGTTCTGTTCGAAACACAGGGATACATGCCTGTGGTGTAATTATTACGCCAGATGATATTACTAAGTTCGTACCAGTGGCTTTGGCAAAAGATTCAGATTTGTATGTCACACAGTTTGATAACTCTGTGGTGGAGGATGCAGGACTGTTAAAGATGGATTTCTTGGGTCTGAAAACGCTAACGCTTATTAAAGACACTGTAAAATTAGTTAAAGCTAAACATGATATATTATTAGATCCAGATAGTTTTCCTCTGGATGATGAAAAGACTTACGAGTTGTTTCAACGTGGAGAAACAGTTGGTGTATTTCAATATGAATCTCCTGGAATGCAGAAGCATTTAAAAGATCTTAAACCTACTGTTTTTGACGATTTAATTGCCATGAATGCACTGTACAGACCTGGTCCAATGGAATACATACCAAGTTTTGTACGTAGAAAGCATGGTGACGAGGATATTGAGTACGATTTACCAGCAATGGAAGAGTACTTAAAGGAAACCTACGGAATTACAGTATACCAAGAGCAGGTAATGCTACTGTCACAGTCTTTAGCAGATTTTACAAAGGGTGAAGCCGATGTACTGCGTAAGGCGATGGGTAAAAAGCAAATTGCGGTTTTGGATAAAATGAAACCAAAATTTATCGAGCAAGCCAGTGCTAAAGGGCATGATGCTAAAAAGCTTGAGAAAATTTGGAAGGATTGGGAAGCCTTTGCTAGTTACGCCTTTAACAAATCGCACTCGACGTGTTATGCGTGGATTGCTTATCAAACGGCGTATCTAAAGGCGCATTATCCAGCCGAATATATGGCTGCGGTATTGTCCAATAACATGAATGACATTAAACAGGTGACCTTTTTTATGGACGAGTGTAAGCGCATGAAACTACCGGTACTTGGACCAGATGTAAATGAATCTTATTATAAGTTTTCTGTAAACAAGGACAATGCGGTGCGTTTTGGTATGGGAGCCATAAAAGGAGTTGGGCATGGCGCTGTAATGACTATTGTTAATAATAGAGATGAAGATGGGCCATATACTTCGATATTTGATTTGTCAAAACGTATTGATTTACGTGCCGCTAACAAAAAGGCATTTGAAAATTTAGCATTAGCAGGTGGTTTTGATGAGTTGGGTGATACACATCGTGCGCAATACTTTTTTAAAGATGGAAGCGAATTAACCTTTTTAGAAAAGGCTATTAAATATGGTGCAAAGCATCAAGAAAATGAAAACTCGGCACAAGTCAGTATGTTTGGTGGTGATAGTGATGTGCAGATTGAAGAACCTGTGATTCCTGAATGTGAAACTTGGGGAACCATGGAAAAACTATCTCGAGAACGTGAGGTGGTTGGAGTTTATATTTCAGGACATCCTTTAGATGATTTTAGAACAGAGATGAAATCGTTTTGTAATGGAACCATTTCAGATTTTAATGACTTAAGCGCTCATGTTAATAAAGAAATTACTTTTGGAGGTGTTGTTACAGATGTGCAACATCGTGTGAGTAAGCAAGGTAAAGGTTGGGCAATGTTTACCATTGAAGATTATACAGATACGTTTGAATTTAGGGTTTTTGGTGAAGAGTATCTAAAACACCGTCCATTTTTATTACAAAACACATTTGTACACGTTAAGGCTTTTGTTAGAGAAGGTTGGGTAAATCGTGATACCGGTAAAAAGAGTGATCCAAGATTGCAATTTAATAGCTTTCAGTTATTGCACGATGTCATGGAGAAAAATGTTAGAAAAATCTCGATTCAATTAAATATTAAAGAGCTTGAAGCTGAAAAAATTAGATATCTAAAGGAGTTGATAGCAATGCATCCTGGTAATCATGCGCTTAACTTTTTGGTGTACGATAATAGAGATAAAATTAAATTAACCATGATTAGTCGAAAGCAAAAAATACAAGTGACCAATGAGTTGCTGAATGAATTGCAGGAGCAACAGATTCATTATTTGATTAATCAATAAAATCGAGTCGCTAACAACTTACTTTGTTTTGTAATATATTGAAAATAGTAGGTCTCTGGCGTTTGTTCCCTGTAAAAGGGATAAAGCAAACCAATGCTACAATAGGTAAAACAAATTGTTAGGTTGTAAGCTTTCGCATAATTTTTGACTAATATTGCATATTAACACGTAGTAAAACACAATTAAAAACATAATATTATGGCATTAGAAATCACAGATGCAAACTTCGAAGAAACAGTATTAAAAAGCGATAAGCCAGTAGTCGTTGACTTTTGGGCAGCTTGGTGTGGACCTTGTCGTATGGTTGGACCAATCATTGACGAGTTAAGTACTGAGTATGAAGGTAAGGCTATCGTAGGTAAAGTAGATGTAGACGCAAATCAAGAATTTGCAGCAAAATATGGTGTACGTAACATCCCAACGGTTTTAGTATTTCAAAATGGTGAAGTAGTAGGACGTCAAGTAGGTGTAGCACCAAAAACAGCTTATTCTGAAGCGTTAGACGCTTTATTATAGGTCAATTTTATTAAAGTATTGATAAAAGGTTTGCTGTAATGGCAAACCTTTTTTATTTTTAGACAACACTAGAAATAATTATTTTAAAGGTAAATTTACAAAATGGCTTTTTAGAATAAAATGGGCGCATCTATTTAATGGAAAGTTCTGTATTTTAGATGTAATTTTGAAAACACATAAAGTTTAAACGAATAAAAAAAACAGAAAATGAGTAAAACAATAAAAGTACAAGATGCTATTGATGCAAAATTGTTAGAAGAACGTAAAGTGTTTCTTTGGGGAGCAGTTGATGATAAAACAGCAAAGCATGTTATAGATCGCTTACTGTATCTAGATAGCTTAGAGACTAAGGATATTACATTGTATATTAATAGTCCAGGTGGATATGTGACGTCGGGATTTGCAATGTATGACTGTATTAAAGGTTTGAAAAGTGATGTGTCTACAGTTTGTACAGGTTTGGCTGCGTCTATGGGGTCTATTTTGTTATCTGTTGGAGCTAAAGGGAAACGTTTTATCCAACCGCATGCAAGAGTTATGATTCACCAGCCAAGTGGAGGTGCACGTGGGCAGGCTAGTGATATTGAGATTACGGCTCAAGAAATTGTGAAAACTAAAGAGTTAAGTGCGCATATCTTAGCGGATAATTGTGGTCAAACGTATGAGAAAGTAATGAAAGATTTTAATCGTGACCATTGGATGGGTGCAGATGAAAGTTTAGCTTATGGTATTGTTGACGGTATAGCGGAATAATGAAGTTACAAGACGAACTTAATAAAGCAGGCGGATTTAAAAACCTCGAACACTTAGCTAAGCAAGTGGTTGAGGGTTTTATATCCGGTATGCATAAAAGTCCGTTTCATGGCTTCTCTGCAGAATTTGCAGAGCATAAAATTTACAATCAAGGCGAAAGTACACGTCATATAGATTGGAAACTGTTTGCTAAAACAGATAAGCTGTATACTAAGCGTTATGATGACGAAACTAATTTGCGTTGTCATATTATTTTAGATAACAGCAGCTCAATGCACTATCCGCAACAAGATAGTTTTTCTATTGATAGTTTAAATAAGGTTGCTTTTTCGGCTTTAGCCTCTGCCTCCTTAATGCATATATTAAAAAAGCAACGCGATGCAGTAGGATTAAGTATATATAGTGATCAGTATGATTTTTATGCGCCTGAAAAAGGAAGTGAACGTCACCACCAGATGTTGATCCATAAATTGGAACAGGCAGTCAAATCAAAGCCTGTAAGCAAGCAAACGGAAACTTATGCCTATTTACACGAGATTGCAGAAAAGATTCACAGGCGCTCTTTAATCTTTGTTTTTACCGATATGTTTCAAACGACCACAGATGAGGTTAAATTATTTGAAGCATTAAGACATTTAAAACATAATAAACATGAGGTTGTTTTGTTTCATGTTTATGATAAAGCGAAAGAAATGAACTTTAATTTTAATAATAAGCCAAAAAGATTTATTGATATTGAAACTGGTGATTTTGTCAACTTATATGCGGAGCAGGTCAAGGAAAATTACGAAAAAGCAGTGTTTAATTATTTTGAAGAATTGAAAATGAAATGTTTACAGTATAAGATCAAGTATGTTGCTGCAGATGTTAACCAGCCGTTTGATGCTGTTTTAACGGGCTATATGGTGGCTCGAGAAAAATTTATTTAAAAAAAATA is drawn from Psychroserpens sp. NJDZ02 and contains these coding sequences:
- the rimM gene encoding ribosome maturation factor RimM (Essential for efficient processing of 16S rRNA), with protein sequence MDIKDCFFLGKIVKKYSFKGELLIKLDTDEPGLYENLDSMLVDLRGSLVPFFVESSQLHKSELLRVKFEDVETEADADSLIKSKIYLPLAALPELEDDKFYFHEIIGFTVEDKNFGTVGIIKAVNDSTAQSLFEIDRDGIEILIPMNDQFISKVDKPNKTIFVETPEGLIDLYLEE
- a CDS encoding 30S ribosomal protein S16, yielding MPVKIRLQRHGKKGKPYYWIVAADARAKRDGKYLEKLGAYNPNTNPATIELDVDGAVQWLQNGAQPTDTAKAILSYKGAMLKNHLAGGVRKGALTEEQAEAKFTAWLEEKATKVDAKKDGLSKAEADAKAKAFEAEKAANEARIAANAPVVEEAPAEEAKASNEEEE
- a CDS encoding DUF6252 family protein; the encoded protein is MKKITYLLVLALGLCSCTDDLVFNTPAFIGYHNSQLWEASSFRANVDTSGDLTITGVRGAETVSLKTDNTLEKTYLLGNTVSSVVFEGASGKVYSTNNIPNPEVQIYPSEGSIVLAEYNLIERTVSGTFTFTAYDTEGLETENFNRGHFHNVPITNIAVVNNNDTEVNVACQNATAVVVTTKVNLNSVDPTGVQYTDFCNAYKTALQVNKQVCGDTDGSIQDLIDGLGDCTN
- a CDS encoding ferritin-like domain-containing protein; protein product: MNYREEISKKLNELLVKNYDAEKGYLNAIDNVESNELKLFFKRRASERSQFAKELRTEILQYGQIPEDSGSFKGTMHRNWMSLKSVFSSNNEEAILEEAIKGEEASLEEYDTLLKENNLPPTIDNLIAKHRHAIQAAINTEKVHEELVS
- the dnaE gene encoding DNA polymerase III subunit alpha; the encoded protein is MYLIFDTETTGLPKRWDAPITDTDNWPRCIQIAWQLHDEMGNCVEHEDYLVQPDGFNIPYDAEKIHGISTELAQQQGVPLADVLEKFNTALGKAKFVVGQNVKFDLNIMGAEFVRGNVENPLQELPVLDTCTEQTAALCELPGGRYGRFKLPTLTELHQFLFDKPFGEAHNATADVEATTRCFLELIRLKKYTKEQLDVAPEYFEQFNKENPQTIQLIGLKHINLKRESAKIQEKLQKQDTNEISTAEIKENIKDLQTVDFVHLHNHSQFSVLQSTMSVADLITVAAGHGMPAVALTDHANMMGAFHFVNAANKHNKAAKAKIEEAAAAGTTTTAKEIKPIIGCEFFVCEDHTDKTRKDNGYQIVLIAKNKNGYHNLAKLSSHAYVNGFYYIPRIDKKLIEEYKEDLICLTGNLYGEVPSKILNVGENQAEEALIWWKETFGDDLYVELMRHDQEDENRVNPVLIKLARQHDVKLIASNNTYYAKQSDANAHDILLCVKEGEKQATPIGRGRGYRYGLPNQEYYFKSGDQMKSLFKDVPESISNIQEVVDKIEGYQLARDVLLPAFDIPEQFASEEDKVDGGKRGENALLRHLTYVGAKKRYGEELSDVVIERLDFELSVIEKTGYPGYFLIVEDFIREARKMDVSVGPGRGSAAGSVVAYCLWITNIDPLLYNLLFERFLNPDRVSMPDIDIDFDDEGRSRVMDYVIEKYGSSQVAQIITYGTMAAKSSIRDTARVLDLPLFDADRIAKLIPTMSKLGKIFGLTEKELGQKFRAEDLEKINELLNISDGNDLSAETVNIARSLEGSVRNTGIHACGVIITPDDITKFVPVALAKDSDLYVTQFDNSVVEDAGLLKMDFLGLKTLTLIKDTVKLVKAKHDILLDPDSFPLDDEKTYELFQRGETVGVFQYESPGMQKHLKDLKPTVFDDLIAMNALYRPGPMEYIPSFVRRKHGDEDIEYDLPAMEEYLKETYGITVYQEQVMLLSQSLADFTKGEADVLRKAMGKKQIAVLDKMKPKFIEQASAKGHDAKKLEKIWKDWEAFASYAFNKSHSTCYAWIAYQTAYLKAHYPAEYMAAVLSNNMNDIKQVTFFMDECKRMKLPVLGPDVNESYYKFSVNKDNAVRFGMGAIKGVGHGAVMTIVNNRDEDGPYTSIFDLSKRIDLRAANKKAFENLALAGGFDELGDTHRAQYFFKDGSELTFLEKAIKYGAKHQENENSAQVSMFGGDSDVQIEEPVIPECETWGTMEKLSREREVVGVYISGHPLDDFRTEMKSFCNGTISDFNDLSAHVNKEITFGGVVTDVQHRVSKQGKGWAMFTIEDYTDTFEFRVFGEEYLKHRPFLLQNTFVHVKAFVREGWVNRDTGKKSDPRLQFNSFQLLHDVMEKNVRKISIQLNIKELEAEKIRYLKELIAMHPGNHALNFLVYDNRDKIKLTMISRKQKIQVTNELLNELQEQQIHYLINQ
- the trxA gene encoding thioredoxin, giving the protein MALEITDANFEETVLKSDKPVVVDFWAAWCGPCRMVGPIIDELSTEYEGKAIVGKVDVDANQEFAAKYGVRNIPTVLVFQNGEVVGRQVGVAPKTAYSEALDALL
- a CDS encoding ClpP family protease, which gives rise to MSKTIKVQDAIDAKLLEERKVFLWGAVDDKTAKHVIDRLLYLDSLETKDITLYINSPGGYVTSGFAMYDCIKGLKSDVSTVCTGLAASMGSILLSVGAKGKRFIQPHARVMIHQPSGGARGQASDIEITAQEIVKTKELSAHILADNCGQTYEKVMKDFNRDHWMGADESLAYGIVDGIAE
- a CDS encoding DUF58 domain-containing protein: MKLQDELNKAGGFKNLEHLAKQVVEGFISGMHKSPFHGFSAEFAEHKIYNQGESTRHIDWKLFAKTDKLYTKRYDDETNLRCHIILDNSSSMHYPQQDSFSIDSLNKVAFSALASASLMHILKKQRDAVGLSIYSDQYDFYAPEKGSERHHQMLIHKLEQAVKSKPVSKQTETYAYLHEIAEKIHRRSLIFVFTDMFQTTTDEVKLFEALRHLKHNKHEVVLFHVYDKAKEMNFNFNNKPKRFIDIETGDFVNLYAEQVKENYEKAVFNYFEELKMKCLQYKIKYVAADVNQPFDAVLTGYMVAREKFI